Proteins from one Anastrepha obliqua isolate idAnaObli1 chromosome 2, idAnaObli1_1.0, whole genome shotgun sequence genomic window:
- the LOC129237340 gene encoding T-complex protein 11-like protein 1 gives MPADSVSRMESNGTGGEGNAPENLLGTSPGASSLRSRTESECSDKLARFVLPSMDGSPPKVLTLNEVGDVLKNIQNMELVHEIAINPEFKFEPYEPPENSLERRIKDIMHKAFWDVLRGQLNENPPCYDHAIQLLAEIKDCFPQIISQNNTRALQHINEILDIDVIKQQAEEGVLDFRAYANFVIHLMAKSCAPARDELVRQLTEIEDVVDTFKNILETMALMKLDMVNYLLDFARNDIMANSVEYEKKKFKEYLEYYKFGFPATENWLKNSCIHDANNKPCSPEQTISNAYMELMDWDESKEFPEVLSIDKERILKLGQRAKRLCTCAAVISICSGVPVISQRTENRVALAKQIDIILQGTTNEKELLDSIENVWLQVKTVINEYLQKEDQPVIDANTEGMLKSQIMQTGNKDSPVRTLMWKRFQTYFRLAMRSRAGLPPPPPGYADFKDELEAYCTALKRVIAYNHSVFGEYFMKVLTQQRVTSSDTTTSAAAAAASATESVEPVSSSAAAVTEEKSVNSQ, from the exons ATGCCAGCTGATTCGGTTTCAAG AATGGAATCCAACGGAACTGGTGGCGAAGGAAATGCCCCCGAGAATTTGCTCGGTACTTCACCTGGTGCCTCTAGTTTGCGTAGTCGAACTGAAAGTGAATGCTCCGACAA ATTGGCGCGCTTCGTTTTACCCAGCATGGATGGCAGTCCACCAAAGGTGCTAACACTCAACGAAGTGGGTGACGTGCTaaagaatatacaaaatatgGAACTGGTGCATGAAATCGCTATCAATCCTGAATTTAAGTTTGAACCATATGAACCACCAGAGAACAG TCTCGAACGCCGCATCAAGGACATCATGCACAAAGCTTTCTGGGATGTGTTGCGCGGTCAACTGAATGAAAACCCCCCTTGCTACGATCACGCTATTCAATTGCTAGCCGAGATTAAGGATTGCTTTCCGCAAATAATTTCGCAAAATAATACACGCGCCTTGCAGCACATCAACGAAATACTTGACATCGATGTGATAAAACAGCAGGCCGAGGAGGGCGTGCTAGATTTTAGAGCTTATGCCAATTTTGTCATACATCTTATGGCGAAGTCATGCGCGCCCGCACGAGATGAGCTCGTACGACAGTTGACCGAGATCGAAGATGTGGtggatacttttaaaaatatacttgaAACAATGGCGCTAATGAAATTAGATATGGTGAACTATTTACTTGATTTTGCACGCAACGATATCATGGCAAATTCGGTGGAATAtgagaaaaagaaattcaaagaatATTTGGAGTATTACAAAT TTGGTTTCCCCGCTACCGAAAATTGGCTAAAGAACAGTTGTATTCACGATGCCAACAATAAGCCCTGCTCGCCAGAGCAAACCATTTCTAATGCCTATATGGAGCTCATGGATTGGGATGAGTCTAAGGAATTTCCCGAAGTGCTTTCCATTGACAAGGAACGTATTTTAAAATTGGGGCAGCGCGCCAAACGTCTTTGTACATGTGCTGCTGTCATTTCTATTTGCTCGGGAGTGCCGGTTATTTCGCAACGTACCGAAAATCGTGTCGCACTCGCCAAGCAAATCGACATCATCTTGCAAGGCACCACCAATGAGAA AGAGCTCTTGGATTCGATTGAAAACGTTTGGTTGCAAGTGAAAACCGTTATAAATGAGTACTTGCAAAAGGAGGACCAGCCGGTGATCGACGCTAATACAGAAGGCATGCTAAAGTCGCAAATAATGCAAACGGGTAATAAAGATTCGCCTGTGCGCACATTGATGT GGAAACGTTTCCAAACATATTTCCGCTTGGCAATGCGCTCACGCGCTGGtttaccaccaccaccaccaggcTATGCTGACTTCAAAGATGAGCTGGAAGCCTATTGCACTGCCTTAAAACGCGTAATTGCCTACAATCATTCCGTCTTCGGTGAATACTTTATGAAAGTCTTAACACAACAACGCGTTACAAGCAGCGATACAACCACAAGTGCTGCTGCAGCTGCCGCAAGCGCTACCGAGAGCGTGGAGCCGGTGTCTAGTAGTGCGGCTGCCGTTACCGAGGAGAAGTCTGTTAATAGCCAATAG